A genomic region of Deinococcus sp. KSM4-11 contains the following coding sequences:
- the ppsA gene encoding phosphoenolpyruvate synthase → MDMIRVLGTLRMTDVEIVGGKNASIGEMIQGLAGAGVRVPGGFATTADAFRLFLSENRIEEKIGAALTALDVNDVTALVAAGREIRGWVENASLPAALEHAIREAYAALALDSGVPDPDVAVRSSATAEDLPEASFAGQQETYLNVRGIESVLHHVRLVFASLYNDRAIAYRVHHNFAHADVALSAGVQRMVRTDLGASGVAFTLDTESGYRDAVLVTAAYGLGELVVQGAINPDEFFVYKPALKAGKQAILRRTLGSKAKKMTYADGGGVQTLAVPESERATFSLSDGNLTELARQCVTIEEHYGRPMDIEWGKDGRDGLIYILQARPETVQSRTGKVMERFELTGQGPVLIEGRAVGNRIGAGTVRVVKDISQMDSVQDGDVLVADMTDPDWEPVMKRASAIVTNRGGRTCHAAIIARELGIPAVVGSGTATRDLRSGQEVTVSCAEGDTGSVYEGRLAFRVNRVELDAMPEIGLKIMMNVASPDRAFSFAALPNEGVGLARVEFICSNVIGIHPRALLDYPDVPEDVKAQIDVKTAGYASPREFFRQKLAEGVSSIAAAFAPKPVIVRLSDFKSNEYAHLIGGRAYEPTEENPMIGFRGASRYRSPDFAAAFALECEAIRFVRSDMGLTNVQVMIPFVRTVGEAAQIIEILGRNGLRRGDGAVDGDGGLKIIMMCEIPSNAILADQFLEHFDGFSIGSNDLTQLTLALDRDSGLVADLFDEQNEAVLTLMAQAIAAAKRAGKYVGICGQGPSDHPALARWLMEQGIDSVSLNPDSVMSTWLHLAGEGAEKQATVAG, encoded by the coding sequence ATGGATATGATTCGCGTGCTGGGTACACTAAGGATGACCGACGTGGAGATCGTGGGTGGCAAGAACGCCTCGATCGGCGAAATGATCCAGGGCCTCGCGGGGGCGGGCGTGCGCGTGCCCGGCGGATTCGCCACGACGGCCGACGCCTTCCGGCTGTTCCTGAGCGAGAACAGGATCGAGGAGAAGATCGGCGCGGCGCTCACGGCGCTGGATGTGAACGACGTGACGGCGCTGGTCGCCGCCGGACGTGAGATTCGCGGCTGGGTCGAGAACGCGTCGCTGCCCGCCGCCCTGGAACACGCGATCCGCGAGGCCTACGCTGCCCTGGCACTGGACTCCGGCGTGCCCGACCCGGACGTGGCCGTGCGATCCAGCGCGACCGCCGAGGATCTGCCCGAGGCGAGTTTCGCGGGGCAGCAGGAAACCTACCTGAACGTGCGCGGCATCGAGTCCGTGCTGCACCATGTCCGGCTGGTGTTCGCCAGCCTGTACAACGACCGCGCCATCGCCTACCGCGTCCACCACAATTTTGCGCATGCGGACGTGGCCCTCTCGGCGGGCGTGCAGCGCATGGTCCGCACCGACCTGGGGGCCAGCGGCGTGGCCTTCACCCTCGACACCGAGAGCGGCTACCGGGACGCCGTACTGGTCACCGCCGCGTACGGCCTGGGCGAACTGGTGGTGCAGGGCGCCATCAATCCGGACGAGTTCTTCGTGTACAAACCTGCCCTGAAGGCGGGGAAGCAGGCCATCCTGCGCCGCACGCTGGGCAGCAAGGCGAAGAAGATGACGTATGCCGATGGCGGTGGGGTGCAGACGCTGGCGGTGCCGGAATCCGAGCGGGCCACGTTCAGTCTCTCGGACGGCAACCTGACGGAACTCGCGCGGCAGTGCGTGACGATCGAGGAGCATTATGGCCGCCCCATGGACATCGAGTGGGGCAAGGACGGCCGGGACGGCCTGATCTACATCCTCCAGGCCCGCCCGGAAACCGTGCAGAGCCGCACCGGGAAGGTTATGGAACGCTTCGAGCTGACCGGCCAGGGCCCGGTGCTGATCGAGGGCCGCGCCGTGGGCAACCGGATCGGGGCGGGCACGGTGCGCGTGGTGAAGGACATCTCGCAGATGGACAGCGTGCAGGACGGCGACGTGCTGGTCGCCGACATGACCGATCCTGACTGGGAACCCGTCATGAAACGCGCCTCGGCCATCGTGACCAACCGGGGTGGACGCACCTGCCACGCCGCGATCATCGCCCGCGAACTGGGCATTCCCGCCGTGGTCGGCAGCGGCACCGCCACCCGCGACCTCCGCAGCGGGCAGGAGGTGACGGTCTCCTGCGCCGAGGGCGATACCGGCTCCGTGTACGAGGGCCGGCTCGCCTTCCGCGTGAACCGCGTGGAACTGGACGCCATGCCCGAGATCGGCCTGAAGATCATGATGAACGTCGCCTCGCCCGACCGGGCGTTCAGCTTCGCGGCCCTGCCGAACGAGGGCGTGGGCCTCGCCCGCGTGGAATTCATCTGCTCGAACGTGATCGGCATCCACCCGCGCGCCCTGCTCGACTACCCGGACGTTCCTGAGGACGTGAAGGCCCAGATCGACGTGAAAACGGCCGGGTACGCCAGCCCCCGCGAGTTCTTCCGCCAGAAGCTCGCCGAGGGCGTGTCCAGCATCGCCGCCGCCTTCGCGCCCAAGCCCGTGATCGTCCGCCTGAGCGACTTCAAGAGCAACGAGTACGCCCACCTGATCGGCGGGCGCGCCTACGAGCCCACCGAGGAAAACCCCATGATCGGCTTCCGCGGGGCCAGCCGCTACCGCAGTCCGGACTTCGCCGCCGCCTTCGCCCTGGAATGCGAGGCCATCCGATTCGTGCGGAGCGACATGGGCCTCACGAACGTGCAGGTCATGATTCCCTTCGTCCGCACCGTCGGCGAGGCCGCGCAGATCATCGAGATCCTGGGCCGGAACGGCCTCAGGCGCGGCGACGGTGCGGTCGATGGAGATGGGGGCCTGAAGATCATCATGATGTGCGAGATCCCCAGCAACGCGATCCTCGCCGACCAGTTCCTGGAACACTTCGACGGCTTCTCCATCGGAAGCAACGACCTCACGCAGCTCACGCTGGCGCTCGACCGCGACTCCGGGCTGGTCGCCGACCTGTTTG
- a CDS encoding pyruvate, water dikinase regulatory protein, producing MPEPRTVLIVSDHTGLTAESIARALLTHFPQVPLKYLRRPFTANVTAAQSVAREVSALAARGERPIVFTTVTQADVMRELQAAPAAVFDLLGPGLDALEQELTVPAVRQVGGHHDMHDPQDYLNRMDALDFALATDDGLGDRQYGLADVILVGVSRAGKTPTSLFLALQHGVRASNYPLAEDDFERDSLPIPLEAHRAKLHGLTIDPRRLHAIRTQRKAGSRYASLEQCEFEVRRAEQLFQRAGLPVRDTTSASVEEIAAGILTTLRRG from the coding sequence ATGCCGGAGCCACGCACCGTCCTGATCGTCAGCGACCACACGGGCCTCACCGCCGAGAGCATTGCCCGCGCCCTGCTCACGCACTTTCCGCAGGTGCCCCTCAAGTACCTGCGCCGCCCATTCACAGCCAACGTGACCGCCGCGCAGAGCGTGGCCCGCGAGGTCAGCGCCCTCGCCGCGCGGGGCGAGCGGCCCATCGTCTTCACGACCGTCACCCAGGCGGACGTCATGCGGGAACTCCAGGCCGCACCTGCCGCCGTCTTCGACCTGCTCGGCCCCGGCCTGGACGCGCTGGAGCAGGAGTTGACCGTGCCGGCTGTCCGGCAGGTGGGCGGCCACCACGACATGCACGACCCGCAGGACTACCTGAACCGTATGGACGCCTTGGACTTCGCCCTCGCCACGGACGACGGCCTGGGCGACCGGCAGTACGGCCTGGCGGACGTGATCCTGGTCGGCGTTTCGCGCGCCGGCAAGACCCCCACGAGCCTGTTCCTGGCCCTTCAGCACGGCGTCCGCGCCAGCAACTATCCGCTGGCCGAGGACGACTTCGAGCGCGACAGTCTGCCCATCCCGCTGGAGGCCCACCGCGCGAAACTGCACGGCCTGACCATCGATCCGCGGCGGCTGCACGCCATCCGCACGCAGCGCAAGGCGGGGAGCCGGTACGCCAGCCTGGAACAGTGCGAGTTCGAGGTTCGGCGCGCCGAGCAGCTCTTCCAGCGGGCCGGACTCCCGGTGCGCGATACGACCTCCGCCAGCGTGGAAGAGATCGCCGCCGGGATCCTGACCACGCTGCGCCGGGGATAG
- a CDS encoding DinB family protein yields MAADLLDTLLDSWDRTNRIIVNLLRALPPGGLEARALPGHPTVAQMLTHVAYVRLALVEENAPEAARPIPEEEWRAETDPDRIALELTGSAAAVRDAVRGRIVQGRMLDDRYDHPLLLLQHLIWHEGYHHGQIKLALQAAGIPIADEAVGPLTWGVWMRRS; encoded by the coding sequence ATGGCCGCCGACCTGCTGGACACCCTGCTCGACTCGTGGGATCGCACCAACCGCATCATCGTGAACCTGCTGCGGGCCCTGCCGCCCGGCGGTCTGGAAGCCCGCGCCCTGCCCGGACATCCCACCGTCGCGCAGATGCTCACGCACGTCGCGTACGTGCGGCTGGCGCTGGTCGAGGAGAATGCCCCGGAGGCCGCCCGTCCGATTCCTGAGGAGGAATGGCGCGCGGAGACTGACCCTGACCGGATTGCCCTGGAGCTGACCGGGAGTGCGGCGGCCGTGCGGGACGCCGTGCGCGGCCGGATAGTGCAGGGACGGATGCTGGACGACCGCTACGATCACCCGCTCCTGCTCCTCCAGCATCTGATCTGGCACGAGGGCTACCACCACGGCCAGATCAAACTTGCCCTCCAGGCCGCCGGAATCCCCATCGCGGACGAGGCGGTTGGCCCCCTGACCTGGGGCGTGTGGATGCGCCGGAGCTGA
- the pgi gene encoding glucose-6-phosphate isomerase encodes MTATLTKTTAWQSLEKHAQDSKNMTLRTLFGADATRGERLSAEGAGLYLDYSKNRVTDETMKLLLDLARETHVPQKRDAMFAGEKINVTEGRAVLHTALRAPRDATVMVDGRNVVPDVHDVLDRMAAFADQVRSGTWLGYTGKPLKNIVNIGIGGSDLGPVMAAEALKHYAQRNLTLRFVSNVDGTDLVEKTRDLDPAETLVIVSSKTFTTQETMANARSARTWLLAALKDDAAVARHFVAVSTNAEAVQTFGIDPANMFGFWDWVGGRYSMDSAIGLSLMLAVGPDGFRELLAGFHDMDEHFRTAPLESNLPVLLGMLGIWYNNFHDAQSHAVLPYDQYLAYFPAYLQQLDMESNGKHITLDGQHVDYQTGPVIWGQPGTNGQHAFYQLIHQGTKLIPCDFIGFCQTLNPLPLGDEAPHHDLLMANVFAQTEAMAFGKTLEQVLDEGVTPDLAPHRVFEGNRPTNTILADRLTPRILGALIALYEHKVFVQGAVWNINSFDQWGVELGKVLAGKIVPELHAAQEPELKHDSSTNTLIRRYRTRR; translated from the coding sequence ATGACGGCAACGCTCACCAAGACCACTGCCTGGCAATCCCTGGAAAAACACGCTCAGGACAGCAAAAACATGACTCTACGCACCCTGTTTGGAGCCGACGCCACCCGGGGAGAACGCCTGAGCGCCGAGGGTGCGGGCCTTTACCTGGACTACAGCAAGAACCGTGTGACGGACGAAACGATGAAGCTCCTGCTCGACCTGGCGCGCGAAACCCACGTGCCGCAGAAGCGTGACGCGATGTTCGCGGGCGAGAAGATCAATGTCACCGAGGGCCGCGCCGTACTGCACACCGCCCTGCGGGCGCCCAGGGACGCCACGGTGATGGTGGACGGCCGCAACGTGGTACCGGACGTTCATGACGTCCTGGATCGGATGGCGGCCTTCGCGGATCAGGTGCGGAGCGGCACGTGGCTGGGTTATACCGGCAAGCCCCTGAAGAACATCGTGAACATCGGAATCGGCGGCAGCGACCTGGGGCCGGTCATGGCCGCCGAGGCGCTGAAGCACTACGCGCAGCGGAACCTGACCCTGCGCTTCGTCTCGAACGTGGACGGCACGGACCTCGTCGAGAAGACCCGCGACCTCGACCCGGCCGAGACGCTGGTGATCGTGAGTTCCAAGACCTTCACCACGCAGGAGACGATGGCGAATGCCCGGAGCGCCCGCACGTGGCTGCTCGCAGCGCTGAAAGACGACGCCGCCGTGGCCCGGCATTTCGTGGCCGTCTCGACCAATGCGGAGGCCGTGCAGACATTCGGGATCGATCCGGCGAACATGTTCGGCTTCTGGGACTGGGTGGGGGGACGCTACTCCATGGACAGCGCCATCGGCCTGAGCCTGATGCTGGCGGTCGGCCCAGACGGCTTCCGGGAGCTGCTTGCGGGCTTTCACGATATGGACGAGCACTTCCGCACCGCGCCGCTGGAGAGCAACCTGCCGGTGCTGCTGGGCATGCTGGGCATCTGGTACAACAACTTTCACGATGCTCAGAGCCACGCCGTGCTGCCCTACGACCAGTACCTCGCGTACTTCCCGGCGTACCTGCAACAGCTGGACATGGAGAGCAACGGCAAGCACATTACCCTGGACGGCCAGCACGTGGATTATCAGACGGGCCCGGTCATCTGGGGGCAGCCGGGCACGAACGGGCAGCACGCCTTCTACCAGCTGATCCACCAGGGCACCAAGCTGATTCCCTGCGATTTCATAGGGTTCTGTCAGACCCTCAACCCGCTGCCACTCGGCGATGAAGCGCCGCACCACGACCTGCTGATGGCCAACGTGTTTGCCCAGACCGAGGCGATGGCCTTCGGCAAGACGCTGGAGCAGGTGCTGGACGAGGGTGTCACGCCGGACCTGGCGCCTCACCGCGTGTTCGAAGGCAACCGCCCCACCAACACCATCCTCGCCGACCGCCTGACGCCGCGCATCCTGGGTGCCCTGATCGCCCTGTACGAGCACAAGGTCTTCGTACAGGGGGCCGTGTGGAACATCAATTCCTTCGACCAGTGGGGCGTCGAACTGGGCAAGGTGCTGGCCGGGAAGATCGTGCCCGAACTGCACGCGGCGCAGGAGCCCGAGCTGAAGCACGACAGCAGCACGAATACCCTGATCCGCCGCTACCGCACGCGGCGCTGA